The following coding sequences lie in one Zingiber officinale cultivar Zhangliang chromosome 2B, Zo_v1.1, whole genome shotgun sequence genomic window:
- the LOC122044953 gene encoding probable receptor-like protein kinase At2g42960 has protein sequence MEAVTPAMKLALEEAKMASGDSLNAELSEKTPVLGLRLWVVIGISVGVLIVFILSILSLWVTSQRKTRRSFDKIVVSQIPNVSKEITVDRIGTRSLARSLQERDGAFHSSYDKFSEDSGKLLTHMTVSKSSDADNMSQCSSAYHIDRAGSSYSGDEGSSGHARKPYSPYSLVTASPLIGLPEFSHLGWGHWFTLRDLENATNWFSKENILGEGGYGVVYRGRLINGTDVAVKKLLNNLGQAEKEFQVEVEAIGHVRHKNLVRLLGYCIEGTHRMLVYEYVNNGNLEQWLHGALHQHGVLTWEQRMKSILGTAKALAYLHEAIEPKVVHRDIKSSNILLDDEYNGKVSDFGLAKLLGAGKSHITTRVMGTFGYVAPEYANTGLLNEKSDVYSFGVLLLETVTGRDPVDHGRPANEVNLVEWLKMMVGSRRTEEVVDPVLHVKPAARALKRVLLVALRCVDPESNKRPNMGQVVRMLEADEDRRSRWNHAGKMEIETVTESNNSNDLESKEAGGSSSSERLIV, from the exons ATGGAGGCAGTAACGCCAGCCATGAAGTTGGCTttggag GAAGCAAAAATGGCATCAGGTGATTCTTTAAATGCTGAATTATCAGAAAAGACGCCGGTGCTTGGGCTGAGACTTTGGGTTGTGATTGGCATTTCTGTTGGTGTTTTGATCGTGTTCATTCTCTCAATCCTCTCCCTATGGGTCACCTCTCAGCGGAAGACTAGGCGGTCCTTCGATAAAATTGTCGTCTCACAAATCCCCAATGTGTCAAAAGAGATTACGGTTGACAGAATTGGCACTCGTAGCCTCGCCCGGTCGCTTCAAGAGCGCGACGGAGCTTTCCACTCATCCTATGACAAGTTCAGTGAGGACTCTGGAAAACTGCTCACCCATATGACAGTGAGCAAATCTAGTGATGCTGATAACATGAGCCAATGCAGCTCAGCTTACCACATTGACAGGGCTGGTAGTTCCTATTCCGGCGATGAAGGTAGCTCAGGTCATGCCAGGAAACCGTACTCACCGTATAGTCTTGTCACCGCGTCTCCGTTGATCGGTTTGCCGGAGTTCTCACACTTGGGATGGGGCCACTGGTTTACACTTCGGGATCTCGAGAATGCTACAAATTGGTTCTCCAAGGAAAATATCCTCGGCGAGGGTGGATATGGAGTTGTTTATCGCGGACGCCTGATAAACGGAACCGATGTTGCAGTCAAGAAGCTTCTGAATAATCT AGGCCAAGCTGAGAAAGAATTCCAAGTGGAAGTGGAAGCTATCGGCCATGTCCGACACAAAAATCTAGTCAGACTTCTGGGATATTGCATAGAAGGAACCCACAG GATGCTTGTTTATGAATATGTCAACAATGGAAACTTGGAGCAATGGCTTCATGGAGCTTTGCATCAACATGGTGTTCTTACTTGGGAACAACGCATGAAGTCGATCCTAGGCACCGCCAAGGC CCTTGCCTATTTGCACGAGGCAATCGAGCCAAAGGTTGTTCATCGTGACATAAAATCCAGTAATATCTTACTTGATGATGAGTACAATGGGAAGGTGTCTGATTTCGGGCTAGCTAAGCTCTTGGGTGCAGGCAAAAGCCACATTACTACCAGAGTTATGGGAACATTCGG GTATGTGGCTCCCGAATATGCGAATACTGGACTTCTGAACGAGAAGAGTGACGTTTACAGCTTCGGAGTTTTGTTACTGGAAACGGTGACCGGGAGGGATCCTGTGGATCATGGCAGGCCTGCAAATGAG GTGAATCTTGTGGAGTGGCTTAAAATGATGGTTGGAAGTAGGAGAACAGAGGAAGTAGTGGATCCTGTTCTTCATGTTAAACCGGCTGCTCGAGCTCTTAAGCGCGTTCTATTGGTTGCTTTGAGATGTGTCGATCCTGAGTCGAACAAACGACCTAACATGGGTCAGGTTGTCCGAATGTTGGAAGCCGACGAG GATCGAAGAAGCCGATGGAACCATGCAGGAAAAATGGAGATTGAGACTGTAACGGAGAGTAACAATTCAAATGATCTGGAAAGTAAAGAAGCAGGTGGATCATCATCGTCAGAGAGATTGATAGTCTGA